The DNA window CTATTTCTTCTTGCCTTGCCTATCGTATTGATACTGTCGTATAAAAAAGTTAAGTTGAGTATCAATCTATTGAGTTCTTGTTCGAAAAAAAGGTTGGTAAATTCGTTCCAAGCCGTTGGATTTCTATCCAGTTCGGTAAAACTTTTGCTCAAAGTGCCGATGTACTCCTTTTTTTCGGTAGCATCATTGATAAAAATAGGAGGATACATATGATACATCAATATCCAATTTTTTGCAATTCGAGTTACGCGACCATTTCCGTCCACGAAGGGATGGATTCGAATTAGTTCGTGATGCAAGTAGATGGCTTTGATAATCGGCGATTTGATTTGGCTGCAATTAAAAAATAATTGCGAAACTAAACCGGAAATCAAATGGGGTTCAGGGCAGATATGACTCCCAATTTGAACGGTCGTTTGGCGGTATTTATTGGGATGAATTTTGTTAGTTTCAGGCGAAATTAATCGTAAAAGCTGAAACAATTGTATTTCCTTCTCGAAGTCGTTGTTGTCGAGAATCTCTTGAATTACAAATTCTAATGATTGTTTTAAATTGCTTAAATATTCAACGGCTTCTTCTTCGTTTTGCGCCTCCATTTGAGCATTCTTTAGGGACAGTAAGTCTCTCAAATTTGAAAATCCATCCAAATAGATGTCGAGTAAATCGTCATCAAAATGGTCTCGACTGTAAATTATTAAACGATAAATAGCTTTCGATAAATCTTCGATTTGATTTATCTTATCGCTATTTACTGCTATAATACTCGTTGGAAAAAGAATCATTTAAAATTTATTTAGACGATTTTTTTGTAAAATCAAAATTAAGTAACGTATTGATTATAAACCCACTATTGCTCTGAAAAACATTGCTTTGGTTGACTTCCCTGCCTAGTTGCAGCGTTTGATTCAAGTAGCCTCCTTCTATTCTAAAATTAGAGTCGAAGCGATATCCCAATAACAATCCGAAGCGGTTTTGGTCAAAAATATTTTCGTTGACATTTTCTCCAAATCCAATCAAAATTTCATCATAAGCGGCAATGTAGGGCGTTTTGTTTTTTATTTCAGTTCCTTTCAGCGGCATTTGAATTCTAAACATATAGCGAATCCGATTCATAAAAACATACTCATCTTCTACCGTTAATTCTGGCTTAGTGTATCTACCGACAAATCTTTGCTCGAGCATAAACCGATGTGATAATTCAAATTTTGAAATCTTATCGTTCAGCGTTGCCATCTGAAAAATTCGATGTTCTGTAAAATCTTTCCCTAGCGCATTAATCGCATAATCGCCATACGGATAGGTTTCTACCCAAGCATATCCTAATCTTAATTGCAATTTGGGATTTGCTTGATAATTTACTCCCAATCGCAATAAGTTTTGCTGTTGATCTGAAATGTAATTTATTCTACGCCATTGATATTCGGAATGAACACTGAATTTTTCGGCAACCTTAAAGGTTCC is part of the Flavobacterium nackdongense genome and encodes:
- a CDS encoding DUF2490 domain-containing protein, translated to MKNTPIVLLCSLLCLFSLNAQNTRIVDKNDIGWYAFFGTFKVAEKFSVHSEYQWRRINYISDQQQNLLRLGVNYQANPKLQLRLGYAWVETYPYGDYAINALGKDFTEHRIFQMATLNDKISKFELSHRFMLEQRFVGRYTKPELTVEDEYVFMNRIRYMFRIQMPLKGTEIKNKTPYIAAYDEILIGFGENVNENIFDQNRFGLLLGYRFDSNFRIEGGYLNQTLQLGREVNQSNVFQSNSGFIINTLLNFDFTKKSSK
- a CDS encoding Fic family protein, which gives rise to MILFPTSIIAVNSDKINQIEDLSKAIYRLIIYSRDHFDDDLLDIYLDGFSNLRDLLSLKNAQMEAQNEEEAVEYLSNLKQSLEFVIQEILDNNDFEKEIQLFQLLRLISPETNKIHPNKYRQTTVQIGSHICPEPHLISGLVSQLFFNCSQIKSPIIKAIYLHHELIRIHPFVDGNGRVTRIAKNWILMYHMYPPIFINDATEKKEYIGTLSKSFTELDRNPTAWNEFTNLFFEQELNRLILNLTFLYDSINTIGKARRNSQTTPFDGH